A window of Gambusia affinis linkage group LG03, SWU_Gaff_1.0, whole genome shotgun sequence genomic DNA:
ctgttttctttttaagcactgaaatgtttttagagattttctgtttattaattttatatccatccattttctaacacatGTCCCTAGTGGGATCTGGAGGGGTGCTGGggcccatctccagctaactctcagggcgagaggcgggttcaccctggacaggtcgactcgccagtctgttgcagggcaacacagacagacgggacaaacaaccatgcacacactcacacctaggggaGGATTTatagaccaattaacctaattGGTCTATAAATTAGGTCTGTAAACCTAATTTATagacccaccatgcacaggcaaactccatgcagaaagaccccaggccgggaattgaacccaggaccttcttgctgcaaggcaatgGTGCTACctactgcaccactgtgcagccctaattttatatcaaatttgaaaaacaaaacaaatctgaaaagacTGTATTTTCCAATTTGAGAAGACTTGTTTCACTCTGATACTTAAGAAGCAGAAGGTTGGTAATATCTCCTTGAGAtagataaaaatgcttttttaacattaaaatttgtcactttgatattttcatagtgtaaaataatgtttaaaatatttaaaacatttctccaaacCTCACAGTTTACAAAGTCCATTATACTCTGGACTGATCACTTTAACATACAAATTGTTTAACTACAAAAgtagttaaataattttgacttgaacattttctgacactacaactacaaactttgaTCTATCTTATTTGTAGCACAGTTTTTGTAATGAATCAACAAACAGCAGTGGAATAATTGTGAGgcagacagaaaatgtcacattgtTTATAAATTCTAAATATGAAAGGAGTGGCATGTAAATGTATTTAGTCAGTAGTGCTTAGAACCCGTTGCAAGTTTTTAGCCGTATGTTACTTCTGTTTTGCTTGTCTAGAGGctaaaatgctattttgtttttagcaaaggAGCTCAAACAGTCATGCCACAGATTCTGTCATTTTTTGCCACATAGTTTTCTGCTACAGAGTAATTACCaaatagaaactttaaaaattaataaagatgtaaaattatatatttctaaaaatgtagtCTGGTAGACAGGCGTCATATCTTAAAAATGGTGCTTTTATTCACTTTACTTGTTTTGCCACCAGAGGGAGCTACTGCTACATTCTTGTCAGCCCAACTGCAACAACTACacttaaacagtaaaaatattcattcctatacttttttgtttcttattcaaaagaaaagacattaCACTGAagaatcagtttttaatttcagtctGAGCAACAACAAATGTCACACAAGTGCTAAAAATCAAATGCTGCACATCAGTACTCATAGTACATTATGAAAAAACCTATTAcagccaacaacaaaaaaaaacaccggCAGTAAATGATTGCAGGTGAAGGTCCAACAACACCAGATCATCTGGATTGATCACATGACAACCAATAACCCATCGGGAAGAAACAGTGCAACAAAAGGAACAAACTAAAACCTTCCCTGTCTGATGATTTCTACTtatatacatgtttttttttctattttaatgaaaactgcAGTTCTGTTTAATGGGATGCAATATGATCCCTGAATGACAAACATACAGCAGATAGTCATGCACATGCAATCAGGTTGTTCACTGTTTTAAGAAACACCAAACTGTGGGGTTGTTCCTGCTCTACTCCATTCCCTATGTCTCCTCTGAGATGCACAACTCATCTCTGATACTTTAGGAAGCTAATCTATAGGCAGCACACTGCCATACCCTGCTGAGACTGAATCCGGGCTTTCTTTATGTTGTGTGTTGTGGCGGGGCTGTCTTCCCCTGAGGACTTACTAGTGTGTTTCGTGCAAACCAAGAGAACTCTTATAGTTTCCTGTCACTCCTTAACCTGTGGATGAAACGGGCAAATCTTCTTCCGTTTGCCAAAGAGCGCTATCAGAACAAACAGGATACATTCAGACGTATCATGCTAAGGCAGTTTCAGAGCTGGAGGCGTCTTCCTTCAGTCTTTCATGGGCCGTTGTTTACATGATGCATCCTGTAACAGAGGAGCATGACTATTTATGGACACATCTGTGTCAGTGGTGTGTCTGCAAGACAAAAAACACTCTTTGCACTAAACAGGTTTCTGTTCTCCCGTGGCACAGCCAGTGGGACACGCAAATCAAAGCCTAACAAACTCGACTCGcctctttaagaaaaacaaaagatagcAGTAATCTCCTCGTTCCAACCATCATCTTTGTACAAAGACCCGCTTTCCAACAAACCCTGATGAAGTCAAAGTCCACTTGACTTAAAGCTCAAACTGAGGATAGAATGttctgtagaaaacaaaatactttagtGGTTTTTCTGGTTTGTTACCACTGTGTCTGTTTTACAGAAGGACATCTGTGTCTCACTTattaaggaggaaaaaaattaacagatgAAAACGGGGAACAAATGACACAGCAGACAGTTTAGTCTGTGGAGCCGACGCTGATCCCCAACTCTTCTAAAGCTTGAGCTCCCTCAGGGAGGCAGAAAGGAAAAACGGGGACGTGGGAGTGGTTTTGGTCCAGTTTGAGGAATCCATGCGCCTCTCATGCTCCAGGAGTGCCGGCGTGCTGACCCATGAGTGGGTCCCCGCCCTCCTGGACCGGGGTGATCTCTTGCTCGGCCGTGATCACAATGGTGTTCTCGTCTATGAGCTCACAGGTGGGGTTGGAGAAGGCTGACAGGGGCAGGGAGATCCTCTGCATCTCACGCTCATACCGCCGCTGCTCGTGCTGCTTCTTCAAGTTTTGACCCctaaagagaaaacacaaaacatagtTCTGTTatttgaaaacacagaaaaggaggaaaatactGACATGATAAGAATTTAACATGCTCACTggagttttacacattttatcaggttacaagaaaaactttaatgtattctATGGAAGGAAATGGATAAACtggcctctttttttcttcacaaataaCAGAGTGggagtgtggcatgcatttgcatttagcACCAGCGAGACCATATCTTGAAGAATAAGATTCAGCAAATCTGTCCAGCTTTCTTTTCCCCACTGCACAATGTTCCCACCATCATGTTAATGGTGAAGACTGTATTACAAGGATGATGTCCAACCTTAGTTCTCAGCcaaagtgttttgtgtttaagaCAAAACTTAACTTTGATCCGTTTATCTCACATCTTTGCTTTGTTCTCTATAGGATCTggtttgaagacatttttagtCTACCGTTCTTATATTGTAGTTGTAGTTAATCTGCATCGGCATGCTAAAGcttctccaaaaaaaaacaacaaaaaaaacacagatcagatATTGGCCACAAAATTCTGATTGGTGCAAATCATGATCTCCTTGCAGCTCTCGGTGGTCTTGAAGCTGTTATTTGTTTCAGATAACtggaaaagtggaaaatttcCAGCAAATACCGAGGACTGATGAATGATAGAAAATCTGACTGGGAGAGTTTATCTTTTCCAAAGCAGCGGAGTGGTGAGAAGTTACGCTCAGTGAAAACACCTCCCATCAGCCAACTGCTTCCAACTTTTCACCATAACAACATGGCCTTCAACTCCATCTATTATCGAGGATCTGTTAACTCCTTTGCTTTATGCCAGACTGATTCCAGAAACTTTCTGAAGCCTGTTGCTTAGCAAACAGCCCACGCTAGCTTTGTTCCTGCTATTTTAGTCTTTCTGTTTGGCAAAACGAGCTGCTAAGTTGAAGCTGCAAATCAAAGCGGGAGCCGTGGGGAATGGATTTTCTCAATTTTCCATTTGAAATTATGAATGGAAGAGAAACGCAAGAAGCCCGGTTGACCTAATCAAGAAATTCAAGCTGAAGGGAAGTTTAAATTACGTTGCATTGCTCATCATTtgctttttaagaaaacaagCTTTCAAATCATCCTAAACACACCACAGCTGACCTGGGAAAGTAGGGAGTAGTAAtatgattttgtttctgtttaagaaaAACGGTGCGTTCCCGAAAACTCAGCTGTCAGATATCTATGAGTTTTTCtagtaaataaattacaaagtttTTTATCAGCAAGAAAAGTTTACGGATGGTGTTGGAGACAAATCAAAATTTATTACATTAGTAACCactgtcaagaaaaaaaattaacagcctGAAACTTAATCTTGGCACCAAATCTCTAAGCGTGACATGGGTGATGGGTATCTGGAAGACGATCTCTCTGATATGCTGCTTAAAGTGGTGACCAAGCCATGACTATCTGATGCACTTAGTGccttgtttgtttaaaaatgtgtttcaccCACAGTCTACAGCCAGACCTCATTACTGGGACTGCAGATGAATCAATGAAACTGgagatttcacagaaaaattaGCAGGAGCCAGAAATAGACGAATTCTCCGCTTAAGTTGGAAATTCAacgttaagatttttttttcttgagtgaAAACTCCATATCTAAGTGATACAAGGATATCCTAACTACAATTCTTTTAATGTGGAGACTGTTGAAACTTAGTGAAAACTCAAAGTCAGCTACTTTTCagtatcaaacaaaaaaaatgcagagcCGTTTAGAAGGAAATCATATTTGCCACAACATGTGTGCAGTTCCGTCAACAGCAAGAGCAAGACTTTGAGGAAGGATAAACACAATACAATGTTTTATCTTAAGGTAAAAAGTCTCTATAGAGAGTACACAGCAACTGCTGCTTCCACTGTGCGAGTTGCACAAACATTTAGTTCTAAGGTTCTAAAGAAACCTGTTTTAAAGTGGCTACTCTCTAACACTTGATGCAACATCGATTCTCCTCCTAACATTAATTCTCCACTAATCAATGTTAGTCAATGATATTAATTACTTAATGAATTCTTCTGGCATTCATCAAGTAATGCCAGAAGAAATTTTATAAATCCTAATCTGCCATCTTCTTATCTTACAGCTCTCCCAGAAAGATCAACATCAGAAGATAAAACCTTTgccaaaaatggaaaatggcCACAAAATTCTACCCAGTACATCTCTAGTTAATATTAGATCCATAACACCTGCTCATCTGTCAAATTCCTGAGGAGCATGACACTGGACACTGAGGACAAGTATTAGGCCTCTGACATAACATGCTTCTCCTTATTAATAATCTCCTCCTAAAATAGATATCTATGACGAAAGCTCTGCTAATAAGATGAGACAGCCAAGCTCAGATCTGAGAGGGTACTTTGGATTGTTCTGCCGGGACTCTCACTACCCTCTTGCACATTATCTGGGCCATCATATCCTGTGTTACATAACTCTAGCTGTGAAAGAGGAGGCTTTTCTACCCATTTAACCCCCTCTTCCCTGAACCCTTCCCCTCTAACAACATCAAATAAGAAAGATTAGAATAGACCTGAGGAGCTTAACTTTCTGATAAGCTCTTTGTAATGTGAAGAATCGGCTAAAACGGTCAATAAAGTCTAATTGGGAAAAACAGACTTCAGAGGGAGGTGAGCAATAGATGAGATCACAGACGTGTGTGTAATTATGTTATCTTGTTGTGCCTATTTCTCTATCAATATCTGAAATATAACAACATTCCCCAAAAGAGAAGGAATGATCGACAATATAGAGGTTAATGTAAGACAATAAGATAATAATGGCTTGACCAGTCTGCTAATCTGACTGGTTACATTTTATCCATTGTTGGTCTTACTGGTGCCTGTGGAGGATATTTGTTCTAACCTTTAAAAAAAGGGTTTGCGTTATAAACCTGAGGTTTAATTAAACCTCTGCGATCCATGTCTTTCtcaatgcatgttttttgtttggtttttttgtgtgtaaaaagtGTTACTGCATTGTggagaacaaaattatttttacttatttactgCTGTGAACTCAACTGGCAGATTCTGCTAAACAGTTGATTAAAAGATAAACCTGCTGCTTCAGTGTGTGTGAATCTGTAAATGTAATCTAAGCTGTTGACAATGGTGCTGTTGTGAATCTGATACTCGGTGAGATGGTATTATTGTTGCACACTGTTATGGAAAAGTACCAGTGAGGAGTTAACACAACTGTGGTACAGTCCAGGGTTGGCAGATTAATGGAAAGCAGTTCAGGCTTTGCAGCAACAATTTTTGGCTTCGTGTATAGAAATTAGGGGTGCATCGATTTATTGGGACAGATTTTGTTAATTCTGGGAGATCAATGATTGGCTAGTACTTACACGTAAAGCCGATCTCATCTACCTCAGTAAACGTCTAAACATCAGCCactgtcttcttctgctctgctgtgccAGAAGTTTGACAAACAaaccggcccaccaggtcatgacTGCACGTTTGCAGTTAACAACAGTCCCCGCACTGTTGCCAAGTTTGTGACTTTCTTGTAATATGtagtgacatttcagacaaaaaaaattagtatGTGCGGAAATCGGAATCGGCAgctcaggctttttaaagatcggtaatcgGTGActgtccagaaaactgcaattggtccACCTCTAATATAAATGCTTCATAAATGATACTAAAAGAGTTCTAGTTCATCCCAGTATGTATTTAAATTAGACATACTTCAAATACAAAACCCAAAATGATATGAAAATGCTGAGTTTTAAATACTGACCTTTTATAAAAGTAGCCAAGCGTGATGCCCACTCCAAGGATGATTATAATTGCCATCATAAGGCTACCCAGGACCATGCCTGCAAAACCAGGAAAGCCCTGAATTTCATGTGTATCACTTAAAACTAAATCAAGCTGCAGATTTGTGTAAATAGTAGGCACACAGGACGTATATCATGGACCCATAAGAAGAAAACCGTACCAGTAGTTCCCAGGTCCTTCTTCTTTTTAGGTCCTGTTCTCACTCTCTGGCTGATGCCCATCACTGGCTGCACAGCAGCAACATCCCTCTGTTTACCTGCCGTGGCAGTCTGGAAGTGCAGCGTGGAGGAAATGATCTCTGTAGGTCTGAGGGACCCGACCTCAGCTGGCGCAGCTGTTGTTTGCTctagaaacagaagaaaatgacagatttaaaCACCTCTTAATGTGTCCATGTTGTGCTGCTGTCctaattcaaaatgttaaacacaTACAACTGATATTAGTGGCAAAATTATACCATTAATGCTAGTTGATGCATACTCTACATATACCAAAGATCATACCAGAAGCAGTTTTCCAGCATCTAGTGGAAAAGTCCCACTAGATGCACTTTTCAGTTTAACAGCAAACTGTCATTTTTCTATTAGAATTAAGGCAGATCTCAAGTATCCGTGGCCCAGGATCAATAcaattctttctttctattttcatgTTAATTCTGCATGCAGTCTGAGTCACTACAGCAAAGAACAGTTTTCATGAATTATGGATACTAACAGCACTCTTCAGATATTgctaaaatgttctgttttgacgTTTAGAAGGACCCTGCTTCTGCTAGAATAATCTCTGTCTCTGTTATTCTTTCAGACTCAACTGGATGTGCGTCATCCAGACTGTGTGGTTTCTAATTATCGCTGCTCTTCAAGCATCAGTGCTGACGCAAACCCCCTCCCAAACTGAGCCTCTTACTGAATTATTGCTGGAACCTGCACTGCTGAGAGGACTGTTGGatgtattttctcctttttaaaaaaaaaaaaaaaaaaaggaccgGAAATAAATATGCTCAACTCTTAGTCAAGAGCAACACAAGATGGGAGTTACAGACTCCAACGTCTGCAATCTAAGTCTCTGCTCAGTTTCCTCCCACAGGGTTGTTTATGACTTCTACCAAAGTTAAAAGGCCTCAAGCCATGAACTGAAGCAGCCAATGAGGTGCTGTCTCCAAGAGGAAATGGCTCCTTTGTGCCAATGAGAGCAGCGTTGGGGGTGTGTTTAAAGCCAGAACTTTCCCCCATGTGTGCAGCTTTGTTATTGTCTGACTTCTGCTGGTGTCAGGCAGGAGCcagaaacaaagcagagcaTACATGACTTATCGCAACTCTCACCAACTGACCTACTACAGCTTATACtttgaaaagttaaatgaaactgaaagaaagTTGTCTGATTTTCCATGTCGAGCCAGGAAAGAGTTCACAACTTGACTGAAACGTTTTTGTGTTGGAAGACTGTGTTTTGGATAAGTCAGAGAAGCTAGAACAGTGATAGATTTTAATAAAGGCAACATGACTCCCCACCCAGGGTGCCAATCTGTCACGGATTGACTGGAAAGTCGTCCAGTTGTGTCTTGAGGGGTTTACCATCACTTGTTCTGCTGTCTAGTCAACAGGAACGGaagaatgtaataaaatgtggtCCTACAACATGACTGGCTAATGGCCATGAAGTTAGTATTtgattcagatttctgtttttgatttgttttggtttggggttttttggcaTCAAAACCACTTAATATGGGAACCAGCATAAAGATAATCTATGGGCTGATAAAACATGGGCTAAATTATTCTGCACTTTTTCAAAAACcgcagtttttatttgtgaagcctatttgcaaagaagaaaaagaaggttCCTTCAGTCTTGTCAAAGAAATTTCCCACAAATGAAAGAATCATTATTGTTACAATCAGTTTCCAGCAAATCCCTTATTTTTTGAAGGGAAACTAATCAATACACAGCACATAACACAAGCATATTAATCACCACCGGGTGCAGTGTTTGCTTACCTTTGCACATCTCAATTGCACAGAACTGCCTCTGGATTGTTCCATCTGGGGCTGCAATGTAGCACCAAGGCCCCTCAGAGGCATCTGGGTTTCTGCAGTAATTGTGATCTCCAGCACCTACAGAGCAGCGGATAAAAGCAGCAGAGCTCTGTTACTGATTCTTCGCTGGAAAAACAGGCCCGTCTGTGTTCCAGTTGCTAAACCACTGGATTCACGACTAATTAACAGCACTTCATCACAGTAGTGAGCAGCCTGTCCAGAGCACAAACAATGGAGACAGCATCTGCTGCATCAAAGAGGCCATTTAACACCACAGTCAGACTTCTCTCTGGAGTACAGGCTGTAAATCCATGTATTTATTGTTCTATAAGTCAaagttatttacttattttgtttctatttatcaTCTTTATCAAGCTGACACATCAACAGATGTTTCGACTTGTTTGTTGCTCTGTGAGAACACCGTTGCAACCGTCAACACATGTGACATTTCAAATGTGATCAAAGACACAGTAGACTCAGCTAAACGAGGAGAAATGGGAATCAAAGTGCagttttcatgtagcttcaaaGAACACATCAGTGCGTTTACCTGTCTGTGAATCTGGGTGCATTTCAACATCATAGTCTCTTGTTGTATTGATCCAGTTCAAACAAGTCAGACCTGTGGAGGAGCTCTGTTGTTCTCCTCTGTAGAACAAACCTCTGGATCTCACACAATCTGCGAAATAAAACGTGAGAATAGGGGTAAAAACATGTGCAATCAAAACTgttaaagctgttttaaaactaaacaaagatgACTCTTAAGCAAATACTATTGCTATTTTAAGTACCTGAACTTAATGCTGTTACTGACACAAAATGACCATAAAAGCGCAATAAAATGACTACAGTGAGCAGGTTTACCTCTTTGCCCCCCACTTGGTGTGCTGCCTTCCACGATGGCCCCGCTCAGGAAAACaatgtgcaaagaaaaaaacattttggaaagcTGCCGAGCTGAATTCACCGACAAcatggtgattttttttctactcctttttctaaaactaataatttgtaAGTATTGGAGGATCGAAATTAGTGAGGAGCCTATGCATCAGACACACTGCT
This region includes:
- the pik3ip1 gene encoding phosphoinositide-3-kinase-interacting protein 1 → MLSVNSARQLSKMFFSLHIVFLSGAIVEGSTPSGGQRDCVRSRGLFYRGEQQSSSTGLTCLNWINTTRDYDVEMHPDSQTGAGDHNYCRNPDASEGPWCYIAAPDGTIQRQFCAIEMCKEQTTAAPAEVGSLRPTEIISSTLHFQTATAGKQRDVAAVQPVMGISQRVRTGPKKKKDLGTTGMVLGSLMMAIIIILGVGITLGYFYKRGQNLKKQHEQRRYEREMQRISLPLSAFSNPTCELIDENTIVITAEQEITPVQEGGDPLMGQHAGTPGA